One Synechococcus sp. CC9605 genomic window carries:
- the smpB gene encoding SsrA-binding protein SmpB: protein MAKGGAKKAAAAAARAAANRMLADNRQARHQYEILETLETGIELVGTEVKSIRNGKANLRDGFCLIRNGELQLHNVHISPHTHAGNYFNHDPLRTRKLLAHRREIDKFRGLVDQKGLTLIPLSLQLKGSWIKLTIGLGKGRKLHDKRAAEKEKQSKKDVKAAMERY from the coding sequence ATGGCCAAGGGAGGAGCGAAAAAAGCGGCCGCTGCTGCGGCACGGGCCGCCGCCAATCGGATGCTGGCGGACAACCGTCAGGCCCGTCACCAGTACGAGATTCTCGAAACCCTGGAAACTGGTATCGAGCTTGTAGGGACCGAGGTGAAGTCGATCCGCAACGGCAAGGCCAACCTGCGCGATGGCTTCTGCTTGATCCGCAATGGGGAACTGCAATTGCACAACGTGCACATCTCACCCCACACCCACGCCGGCAACTACTTCAACCACGACCCGCTGCGCACCCGCAAACTGCTGGCCCACCGCCGTGAGATCGACAAGTTTCGCGGCTTGGTGGATCAGAAAGGACTGACGCTGATCCCGCTAAGCCTCCAGCTCAAGGGTTCGTGGATCAAGCTCACCATCGGGCTGGGCAAAGGCCGGAAGTTGCACGATAAGCGCGCTGCTGAAAAGGAAAAGCAATCCAAGAAAGATGTGAAAGCAGCGATGGAGCGCTACTGA